The proteins below are encoded in one region of Rhodopirellula islandica:
- a CDS encoding RHS repeat domain-containing protein, with amino-acid sequence MTRVSSDPDDDKTVTYTWDHRNRLISVTNKDNSGTVTQVVEHTYDVFDRRVSMSVDLDGAGPLPEQTTRYVYNGTDVLATSDESGSVTQRMLHGPAVDQILAIEDVASGGVLWALVDHLGSVRDVIDSDGTVENHLVYDAYGNVVSETDTDVDFLYGFTGRERDEASGLNYHRARYFDTSNGRWMSQDPIRFKAGDYNLYRYVGNEATRFNDPSGLIQASDDEMIGGQGPTPQEQSISVLEEVVVPDPKFFWDPGFKWKLPKQNIPGANGEQPPLGPVGGVEELEDWGKDILKENLVEPMKNAAKERADKVVESIKGIFVKPKRNENEQLGPVRPKARPRFSFPKLFEWDLKIRPKIHRGDGMSIQGGVELVPLLPQERRR; translated from the coding sequence ATGACACGAGTCAGTTCGGATCCCGATGACGACAAAACGGTGACTTACACCTGGGACCATCGCAATCGTTTGATTTCCGTCACCAACAAAGACAACTCGGGCACCGTGACTCAGGTTGTCGAGCACACATACGACGTGTTTGACCGGCGAGTGAGCATGAGTGTGGATCTCGACGGAGCGGGGCCGCTTCCAGAGCAGACCACTCGCTACGTCTACAATGGAACCGATGTGCTTGCAACCAGCGATGAATCAGGTTCAGTAACCCAGCGAATGCTTCACGGACCTGCTGTCGACCAAATCCTAGCTATCGAAGATGTTGCGAGCGGTGGTGTGCTCTGGGCACTGGTCGATCATCTTGGAAGTGTTCGTGACGTGATCGATTCAGATGGGACTGTCGAGAACCATCTTGTCTACGACGCCTACGGAAACGTAGTCAGCGAAACTGACACCGACGTCGATTTCCTTTACGGCTTCACCGGCAGGGAACGAGACGAAGCCAGCGGTTTAAACTACCATCGCGCTCGCTATTTCGATACCAGCAATGGTCGTTGGATGAGCCAGGATCCGATTCGGTTCAAGGCAGGAGACTACAATTTATATCGTTACGTTGGTAATGAGGCGACTCGTTTCAACGATCCGTCAGGCTTAATACAAGCATCTGACGACGAAATGATTGGGGGACAAGGCCCCACTCCGCAGGAACAGTCAATTAGCGTCCTTGAAGAAGTAGTCGTTCCTGATCCGAAATTTTTCTGGGATCCGGGTTTTAAATGGAAGCTCCCCAAGCAAAACATCCCAGGAGCGAATGGGGAGCAGCCGCCCCTGGGCCCCGTGGGCGGTGTTGAAGAGCTTGAAGATTGGGGCAAGGACATCCTGAAAGAGAATCTCGTCGAACCAATGAAAAACGCGGCAAAAGAGCGTGCAGATAAAGTAGTCGAGAGCATAAAAGGTATCTTTGTGAAGCCGAAGAGAAATGAGAACGAGCAACTCGGTCCCGTGCGGCCGAAGGCGAGACCAAGGTTTTCGTTCCCGAAGCTATTTGAGTGGGACCTCAAGATTCGACCAAAAATTCACCGAGGTGACGGCATGAGCATTCAGGGCGGCGTTGAATTAGTACCCTTGTTACCACAGGAGCGAAGACGATGA
- a CDS encoding SxtJ family membrane protein, whose amino-acid sequence MPLIDLQAPPSPSMRRWFGLSLGLLLIIASFLISDFGHWLNSALLVTGLVVVTVYYAWPTSQQPIIRGWQHATYPIAFCVGHLLLGTIYFFVLTPIALMLRTTGHDPLNLQQEGRSSNWNDRQSTPTPDQYFKQF is encoded by the coding sequence ATGCCGCTAATCGATCTCCAGGCGCCCCCATCGCCGTCCATGCGTCGCTGGTTCGGGCTATCGCTGGGCCTGCTCCTGATCATCGCTTCGTTTTTAATCAGCGACTTTGGACACTGGCTCAATTCCGCCTTGCTGGTGACGGGACTCGTCGTCGTCACTGTTTACTATGCTTGGCCAACATCCCAGCAACCAATCATTCGGGGCTGGCAACACGCGACCTATCCAATTGCTTTTTGTGTTGGCCATCTGCTGCTCGGAACGATCTACTTTTTCGTCCTGACGCCCATCGCTCTGATGTTGAGAACGACGGGCCACGACCCATTGAACCTCCAACAAGAAGGCCGCTCCAGCAACTGGAATGACCGCCAATCAACGCCCACGCCCGACCAGTACTTCAAGCAGTTCTAG
- the pgsA gene encoding CDP-diacylglycerol--glycerol-3-phosphate 3-phosphatidyltransferase, giving the protein MAGPSIYNVPNALTTARFVLAIAVMALIPSGKYMAAMIVFLIAASTDWMDGYWARKYGQVTKLGRIFDPFVDKIIICGSFIALVEVPHSPVASWMATIVIARELLVTSLRGIIEGAGGDFSASWLGKWKMVLQCAAVVAVLLTYIVTPLPMWLGWTTWVLLWGAIGLTVYSGVDYTLIAARVMQSEAGLEVPADPTVTPATSDSSQAMPSENNPDANQGPSSTNPASSGDDADLRSVSNELPTQ; this is encoded by the coding sequence ATGGCTGGTCCCTCGATCTACAACGTCCCCAATGCTCTGACGACAGCACGCTTTGTGTTGGCGATCGCGGTGATGGCGTTGATCCCATCGGGCAAGTACATGGCGGCCATGATCGTCTTTCTGATCGCGGCGTCGACCGACTGGATGGATGGGTATTGGGCTCGCAAATACGGGCAAGTCACCAAGCTCGGAAGGATTTTTGATCCGTTCGTCGACAAGATCATCATCTGCGGTTCCTTCATTGCGTTGGTCGAAGTCCCCCACAGCCCAGTCGCGTCCTGGATGGCCACGATCGTGATTGCTCGCGAACTACTGGTCACCAGTTTGCGAGGCATCATCGAAGGTGCTGGAGGCGATTTTTCAGCCAGCTGGCTCGGCAAATGGAAAATGGTGCTGCAATGTGCCGCCGTTGTTGCCGTGCTGCTAACGTACATCGTCACCCCGTTGCCGATGTGGCTGGGCTGGACGACGTGGGTTTTACTCTGGGGAGCCATTGGACTGACGGTTTACTCCGGTGTGGACTACACCCTGATCGCAGCCCGTGTGATGCAGTCCGAAGCGGGCCTCGAAGTCCCTGCCGATCCCACGGTCACCCCCGCCACCTCCGATTCTTCGCAAGCCATGCCCTCCGAAAACAACCCCGACGCCAACCAAGGCCCGTCGAGCACGAACCCGGCGTCGTCAGGTGATGACGCTGACCTTCGCTCCGTTTCCAACGAACTCCCAACCCAATGA
- the uvrA gene encoding excinuclease ABC subunit UvrA: MISPSTDNLIRIRGARVHNLRNLDVDIPRDAITVISGVSGSGKSSLAFDTLFAEGQRQYIDSLSTYARQYLDAIPRPDVDWIDGLAPTLSIDQKSGSHSARSTVATITEIYDYLRLLYARVGVPHCVACGSTISTQTPDRIVATLAALPDRTKLTLMSPMVRGRKGAHADVLEQIAGHGLVRARVDGEMYLLEDVPPLAVRKNHTIEAIVDRLIIKDGVDARLDESTRLALRLAGGMCSALIDRGDGEPETKLFSTSMTCLECGESFEELEPRTFSFNSPYGACPTCQGLGKVAVRGDKSHMVTCSTCEGGRLKAESLAVTIHDVSIDALCRMPLPDAQSWMENVAKPLDALQQKVAAPIQSEVVRRIDFLRRVGVDYLTLDRSAETLSGGEMQRVRLATSIGSGLVGVCYVLDEPSIGLHPADHHRLLAAIKELQTAGNTIVIVEHDEDTIQAADHVIDIGPGAGRHGGRLVSQGTAAEVADDESSPTGAYLSGRSKIGLDRPRRTPRKSHQLTLSGATLNNLQNVTAKIPLGCLVGVSGVSGSGKSSLIVDTLYPALAAKLELVADQPGPHKRLTGAQHIDKLVPIDQTPIGRTTRSCPATYAGVMDPIRQVYASTREAKTLGFAANRFSFNSPAGRCDVCKGNGFERIEMNFLSDLLIECSRCGGKRFNRQTLQVRFKGATIADVLGMTIDAAQEFFENVPKVHHLLASLVDVGLGYVTLGQSSTTLSGGEAQRIKLATELARPATGKTFYVLDEPTTGLHFADVQRLLVVLDRLVEAGNTVLVIEHQSDLLAACDWLLDLGPGGGSQGGHLIAEGPPETIAACPKSATGKFLRLR; encoded by the coding sequence ATGATTTCGCCGTCCACGGACAACTTGATTCGCATTCGAGGTGCCCGGGTTCATAACCTTCGCAACCTCGACGTCGACATCCCTCGCGACGCGATCACGGTCATCTCGGGAGTCTCCGGCAGCGGCAAGAGCTCGCTCGCGTTTGACACCCTGTTTGCCGAAGGCCAGCGGCAATACATCGACAGCTTGTCGACTTACGCCCGGCAATACCTCGACGCCATCCCACGTCCCGACGTGGACTGGATCGACGGGTTGGCACCGACCCTGTCGATCGATCAAAAGAGCGGTTCGCACTCGGCTCGCAGCACCGTCGCCACGATCACCGAGATCTACGACTACCTGCGTCTGCTGTACGCGCGCGTTGGCGTGCCTCACTGCGTCGCCTGCGGCAGCACGATCAGCACCCAAACACCCGATCGCATCGTCGCGACCTTGGCGGCTCTGCCCGATCGCACCAAGCTGACTTTGATGAGCCCCATGGTTCGCGGCCGCAAAGGGGCTCACGCGGACGTGCTGGAACAAATCGCCGGGCACGGATTGGTGCGTGCTCGCGTCGATGGCGAGATGTATCTGCTCGAGGATGTGCCGCCGTTGGCGGTTCGTAAAAACCACACGATCGAAGCCATCGTCGACCGGCTGATCATCAAAGACGGAGTGGACGCTCGTTTGGATGAGTCGACTCGGTTGGCACTGCGGCTTGCGGGCGGCATGTGTTCGGCATTGATCGATCGCGGGGACGGCGAACCGGAAACCAAACTGTTCAGCACTTCGATGACTTGTTTGGAGTGTGGCGAAAGTTTTGAAGAACTGGAACCGCGAACATTCAGCTTCAACAGTCCCTACGGTGCCTGCCCGACTTGCCAAGGTCTCGGCAAAGTTGCCGTCCGCGGTGACAAATCGCACATGGTGACCTGTTCGACTTGCGAAGGTGGGCGATTGAAAGCGGAATCGCTCGCCGTCACGATTCACGATGTCTCCATTGATGCCCTGTGCCGGATGCCGTTGCCGGACGCCCAGTCGTGGATGGAAAACGTTGCCAAACCACTCGATGCATTGCAACAAAAAGTCGCCGCTCCGATCCAATCCGAAGTCGTTCGTCGTATCGATTTTTTGCGGCGTGTCGGTGTCGATTACCTGACGCTGGACCGTTCAGCAGAAACGCTCAGTGGCGGCGAAATGCAGCGCGTCCGTCTGGCCACCAGCATCGGCAGCGGCCTGGTCGGCGTCTGTTACGTCCTGGACGAACCTTCGATTGGACTGCATCCCGCCGACCACCACCGGTTGCTCGCCGCGATCAAGGAATTGCAGACCGCCGGCAACACCATCGTGATTGTCGAACACGACGAGGACACCATCCAAGCCGCGGACCATGTCATCGACATTGGGCCCGGCGCAGGACGCCACGGCGGCCGGTTGGTCAGCCAAGGCACGGCGGCAGAAGTCGCCGACGACGAATCCAGCCCAACGGGAGCCTACCTGTCCGGACGCTCGAAGATTGGACTGGACCGGCCAAGACGCACGCCTCGCAAATCACATCAGCTGACGCTCAGCGGTGCGACGCTGAACAACTTGCAAAACGTCACCGCAAAAATCCCGCTGGGATGCTTGGTCGGGGTCAGCGGCGTTTCCGGCAGCGGCAAAAGCTCATTGATTGTTGACACGCTCTACCCAGCTCTGGCTGCCAAGCTGGAATTGGTCGCCGACCAACCCGGGCCCCACAAACGGCTGACCGGTGCTCAGCACATCGACAAACTGGTTCCCATCGACCAAACCCCAATCGGCCGAACGACGCGAAGTTGCCCGGCCACTTACGCTGGTGTCATGGATCCCATCCGCCAAGTCTACGCGAGCACGCGAGAAGCCAAGACGCTCGGGTTCGCCGCGAATCGATTCAGCTTCAACAGTCCGGCCGGTCGCTGCGACGTCTGCAAAGGCAACGGCTTTGAACGCATCGAGATGAACTTCCTCAGCGACTTGCTCATCGAGTGTTCACGCTGCGGCGGCAAACGTTTCAACCGCCAAACACTGCAAGTCCGGTTCAAGGGCGCGACGATCGCCGACGTGCTCGGCATGACGATCGACGCGGCCCAAGAGTTCTTTGAAAACGTGCCCAAAGTCCATCACTTGCTAGCATCGCTCGTCGATGTTGGACTGGGCTATGTGACGCTGGGGCAATCCAGCACCACGCTCAGCGGTGGCGAAGCCCAACGGATCAAATTGGCCACCGAGCTCGCGCGACCGGCAACCGGCAAAACGTTTTACGTGCTCGACGAACCCACGACCGGTTTGCACTTTGCTGATGTGCAGCGACTGCTCGTCGTGCTCGATCGCTTGGTCGAAGCCGGCAACACGGTGCTGGTCATCGAACACCAATCCGATCTGCTGGCCGCCTGCGACTGGCTGTTGGACCTCGGCCCCGGCGGCGGCTCACAAGGCGGCCACCTAATCGCCGAAGGCCCGCCAGAAACCATCGCCGCCTGCCCCAAATCCGCCACCGGAAAATTCCTGCGGCTGCGGTGA
- the lysS gene encoding lysine--tRNA ligase: MTATPSKADDLDLTDPHAARRHKLEEITAKGIDPWGQRFDDRLLVSECRDRIPTILWQPKEGEAIALPDVESDDVDYRQWKADNGPGEEIGPIVRVAGRIQLSRPTGKLIFMNIRDWTGDIQIFVGKKQVGDENFELAKLFDLGDLIGVQGRLGRTNTGELTVFAEEMFLLTKMLEVPPEKHAGMTNQDLRQRMRYADLAFNDGVMQTFLDRTKIIKSIRSTLDDQGFCEVEGPTLHTVPGGAAARPFETHHNALDMKLTMRIALELHLKRLMVGGMERVYELGRVYRNEGLSPRHNPEFTMLETYQAYGNYESMMDLTEKIICDAIEKIGGGFKREYNGTMLDFTPPFQRATYAELFQKATGIDPADEDAVKEYAKSLKLTIDGKHPDVIRNEIFEEKVEDSLQGPIFVTDYPASICPLTKRKKDNPEIAERFEMFICGMELANAYTELNDPDLQEELFKTQLEGQDDEDSMAKMDHDFVRALRYGMPPAGGLGIGIDRLVMVLTNQKSIRDVILFPVLRPE; this comes from the coding sequence GTGACCGCTACGCCTTCCAAAGCCGACGACCTTGATTTGACCGACCCGCACGCGGCTCGTCGGCACAAACTGGAAGAAATCACCGCCAAAGGCATCGATCCCTGGGGGCAGCGTTTTGACGACCGTTTGTTGGTCAGCGAGTGCCGCGATCGCATTCCAACGATCCTGTGGCAGCCCAAGGAAGGCGAAGCGATCGCCCTGCCCGACGTCGAAAGCGATGACGTCGATTACCGCCAATGGAAAGCCGACAATGGCCCCGGAGAGGAAATTGGGCCGATTGTTCGTGTTGCCGGGCGGATCCAACTGTCGCGGCCGACGGGCAAGTTGATCTTCATGAACATCCGCGACTGGACGGGCGACATCCAGATCTTTGTCGGCAAGAAACAGGTCGGTGATGAAAACTTCGAATTGGCCAAGCTGTTTGACCTGGGCGATTTGATCGGTGTCCAAGGTCGACTGGGCCGCACCAACACGGGCGAGCTGACCGTGTTCGCGGAAGAAATGTTTCTGCTGACTAAAATGTTGGAAGTCCCGCCGGAAAAGCACGCCGGGATGACCAATCAAGACCTCCGTCAACGCATGCGTTATGCCGACTTGGCGTTCAACGATGGCGTGATGCAAACGTTCCTGGATCGAACCAAAATCATCAAGAGCATTCGCTCGACGCTGGATGATCAAGGGTTCTGCGAAGTCGAAGGACCCACGCTGCACACCGTTCCCGGTGGTGCCGCTGCTCGTCCGTTCGAAACGCATCACAACGCTTTGGACATGAAGTTGACCATGCGGATCGCATTGGAGTTGCACCTCAAGCGATTGATGGTCGGTGGGATGGAACGCGTTTACGAACTGGGGCGCGTCTATCGCAACGAAGGATTGTCGCCACGGCACAACCCAGAGTTCACGATGCTGGAAACCTACCAGGCGTACGGCAACTACGAATCCATGATGGATCTGACGGAGAAGATCATCTGCGACGCGATCGAAAAGATCGGCGGTGGATTCAAGCGTGAATACAACGGCACGATGTTGGACTTCACGCCGCCGTTCCAGCGTGCGACTTATGCGGAGTTGTTCCAAAAAGCCACCGGCATCGATCCCGCCGACGAAGACGCGGTCAAGGAATACGCCAAGAGTCTGAAGCTGACCATCGATGGCAAGCATCCCGACGTGATCCGCAATGAGATCTTCGAAGAGAAGGTCGAAGATTCGCTGCAAGGTCCGATCTTCGTGACCGATTACCCCGCCAGCATCTGCCCGTTGACGAAACGCAAAAAAGACAACCCCGAAATCGCCGAGCGATTCGAGATGTTCATTTGTGGGATGGAATTGGCCAACGCTTACACCGAGCTGAACGATCCCGATCTGCAAGAAGAGTTGTTCAAGACTCAGCTTGAAGGTCAGGACGACGAAGACTCGATGGCCAAGATGGACCACGACTTCGTCCGCGCGTTGCGTTATGGCATGCCGCCCGCTGGTGGGCTGGGGATCGGCATCGATCGCTTGGTGATGGTTCTGACGAACCAGAAATCCATCCGGGACGTGATCCTGTTCCCCGTGCTTCGTCCCGAGTGA
- a CDS encoding CPBP family intramembrane glutamic endopeptidase translates to MSFGLASASWWAFSFLAQGEVTVPTDSAESPSLSEVAVDAAEVVELGPTEIALSILSILILLAFATSLSRWIRMLYRGHRPFGEKAFVPVRARHLPFWSVIYFVVFIGALIFSTSLLQGAFQFAGWIERPTATDTAVLLDSSSEPLVATDPSEPTTDQVNEVAATETVPVEETEAAPTPGLSVPQLTLSSLGMLSATLITLAMLCLNHREAISRIGLIPQRGDISLGFRSALMILPPTMLIMTLVSIMQDYSHPVLDALQPDEADTGPNYGVFALLFITTALVTPVVEEFWIRGLLQGGLQRLADWRLAIVRKSLDPAVASIETPGDEFAFGVTDAEESTDETASLASSAVSLKVDSNDWTPTAIWPVFAASLVFALLHWGQGLAPIPLFFLSLGLGYLYRQTGSLIPPIIVHFVLNGLTMVMTLIEMSRA, encoded by the coding sequence ATGAGTTTCGGATTGGCATCGGCGTCATGGTGGGCGTTTTCATTCCTGGCGCAAGGCGAAGTGACCGTGCCAACGGACTCGGCCGAATCACCTTCCTTGAGCGAGGTCGCAGTCGACGCGGCGGAAGTGGTCGAGCTTGGCCCGACCGAGATTGCACTGTCAATCTTGTCGATTCTGATTCTGTTGGCTTTCGCGACCTCGCTGTCGCGTTGGATTCGGATGCTTTATCGCGGGCATCGACCATTTGGTGAAAAAGCCTTTGTCCCGGTCCGTGCCAGGCACCTCCCGTTTTGGTCGGTGATCTACTTCGTGGTTTTCATCGGGGCGTTGATCTTCAGCACCTCCTTGCTGCAAGGTGCGTTTCAGTTTGCCGGCTGGATCGAACGACCAACCGCCACTGACACCGCTGTCCTGCTGGATTCGTCTTCGGAACCCTTGGTCGCAACGGATCCGTCGGAACCGACGACGGATCAAGTCAACGAAGTGGCGGCAACAGAAACAGTTCCCGTCGAAGAAACCGAGGCGGCCCCCACTCCGGGACTCTCCGTCCCGCAACTGACATTGAGTTCGCTGGGGATGTTGTCGGCGACCTTGATCACGCTGGCGATGTTGTGCTTGAACCACCGCGAAGCAATTTCGCGAATTGGCCTGATTCCACAACGTGGCGACATCAGTCTCGGTTTTCGATCCGCGTTGATGATCCTGCCGCCGACGATGTTGATCATGACCTTGGTCTCAATCATGCAGGATTATTCGCACCCGGTCTTGGACGCTCTTCAACCGGACGAAGCGGACACCGGCCCGAACTATGGCGTCTTTGCTCTGTTGTTCATCACTACCGCTCTGGTGACACCCGTGGTCGAGGAGTTCTGGATCCGTGGCTTGCTGCAAGGTGGGCTGCAACGCTTGGCCGATTGGCGACTCGCGATCGTTCGAAAATCCCTGGATCCGGCTGTCGCTTCAATCGAAACGCCCGGAGACGAATTTGCGTTTGGCGTCACGGATGCGGAGGAATCCACCGATGAAACGGCATCCCTGGCCTCCAGCGCCGTTTCACTGAAGGTGGACTCCAACGACTGGACGCCCACCGCGATCTGGCCCGTCTTCGCCGCCAGCTTGGTGTTCGCATTGCTGCACTGGGGACAAGGCCTCGCGCCAATTCCACTGTTCTTTTTGTCCCTCGGGCTGGGCTATCTGTATCGGCAAACCGGTTCGCTGATTCCGCCGATCATTGTCCACTTCGTGCTCAATGGACTGACCATGGTGATGACTTTGATCGAGATGTCGCGGGCATGA
- a CDS encoding NAD-dependent epimerase/dehydratase family protein, with protein MPHPESILVTGATGMIGAPVVRRAAAAGHHVRAVVRSGSDRSVLDGCDVEWVDSDLTDPNAAYQNAIRKSDVIVHTAAHVGDWGPVSTYRAINLDAVEDLLRFASGSDRLRRLVHLSALGVYQAKHHFGTDETTPVDLRGFDGYTHTKALAEGLVNAAHQKDGMPTVIARPGFTYGEGDRRILPRLMQRFRNGSIRMIGDGQRVLNNTNIDNLIDGLFLCIDHDAALGETFNLRDERLVTRAEFLGAVADFLELPPPKRVPLWFAKVARPVLETYGRIRGADEPPLLTGATMKFMTLNLDFSIEKAKRLLGYQPRIDFREGIQDALKWAAENASH; from the coding sequence ATGCCCCATCCCGAAAGCATTCTAGTGACCGGAGCGACCGGCATGATCGGTGCCCCGGTGGTGAGACGTGCGGCGGCTGCGGGGCACCACGTGCGGGCGGTTGTGCGATCGGGATCGGATCGTTCGGTCCTGGATGGCTGCGATGTGGAGTGGGTGGATTCGGATTTGACCGATCCCAATGCTGCGTACCAGAACGCGATTCGCAAGAGCGACGTGATCGTTCACACCGCGGCTCATGTGGGCGATTGGGGGCCGGTGTCGACCTACCGAGCGATCAACTTGGATGCAGTCGAGGACCTGCTGCGTTTTGCCTCAGGCTCGGATCGATTGCGTCGGCTCGTTCACCTCAGTGCACTCGGTGTCTACCAAGCCAAGCACCACTTCGGAACCGATGAGACCACGCCCGTCGACCTTCGCGGTTTCGATGGCTACACCCACACCAAAGCACTCGCGGAAGGACTCGTGAATGCTGCCCACCAAAAGGACGGCATGCCAACCGTGATCGCTCGGCCCGGATTCACTTATGGCGAAGGCGATCGACGGATTTTGCCAAGGCTGATGCAGCGATTCAGAAACGGTTCGATCCGGATGATCGGCGACGGCCAGCGAGTGCTCAACAACACCAACATCGACAACCTCATCGACGGACTGTTCCTGTGCATCGACCACGACGCGGCGCTGGGTGAGACCTTCAACTTGCGAGACGAGCGTTTGGTCACGCGAGCGGAATTCCTCGGCGCGGTGGCAGACTTCCTTGAGCTTCCACCTCCCAAACGTGTTCCGCTGTGGTTCGCCAAAGTCGCTCGCCCGGTCCTTGAAACCTACGGCCGAATTCGCGGTGCGGACGAGCCACCTTTGCTGACCGGAGCGACGATGAAGTTCATGACGCTGAATTTGGACTTCAGCATCGAGAAAGCCAAACGCTTGCTCGGCTATCAACCGCGAATCGATTTTCGCGAAGGAATCCAAGACGCACTGAAGTGGGCGGCAGAAAATGCAAGTCACTGA
- a CDS encoding DUF5989 family protein → MPDPKTPSEPTPPNDFERESEQQDIGLLREFAMFLRENKKWWLIPLIGSLLLVGLLSIMASSGAAPFIYTLF, encoded by the coding sequence ATGCCCGATCCAAAGACCCCCTCCGAGCCCACACCTCCCAACGATTTCGAGCGTGAATCGGAACAGCAGGACATTGGCCTGCTACGAGAATTCGCGATGTTCCTGCGTGAAAACAAGAAGTGGTGGCTGATCCCACTGATCGGATCACTGCTGCTGGTGGGATTGCTCAGCATCATGGCCAGCAGCGGGGCGGCACCGTTCATTTACACACTGTTTTGA
- the rimO gene encoding 30S ribosomal protein S12 methylthiotransferase RimO translates to MQLPILPQNNVTVASPGTDPLIDPETGKPRGRYAVVSLGCPKNLVDTEQMLGRLDADGYRMVDSVDGADFVVVNTCGFIDSARDESMAAIDEMLALKRDGKLRNVVVTGCLAERQQDKLLEARPDIDALVGVFGRNDIVSVVDELYSGLQEQRTIFKPAAVNPLSDAMRSAVTPRHFAYLKISEGCDRLCTFCAIPKMRGKHFSKPIEQIIDEAKRLGDSGVREIVVVAQDTTYYGMDRYGEPRLNQLLQELDKIESVDWIRLMYFYPMYIDDALIDTLASAKRIVPYIDMPLQHASDKMLKRMARKTTRALQTDIVQKLRSRIDSLVMRTTMITGFPGETEEDFVELMDFVKESRFENLGVFTYSIEEDTPAARLPNRVDPAVAARRRDDLMELQQQIAFDWNDSRVGGIEEVLIDAEMPEQEGVFIGRTRSEAPDVDGLIYVSQVAPDSPVEVGQIRPCEIVASQGYDLVAAAT, encoded by the coding sequence ATGCAACTTCCCATCCTCCCGCAGAACAACGTGACGGTCGCTTCACCGGGGACAGACCCGCTGATCGATCCTGAAACGGGAAAACCGCGGGGGCGGTACGCGGTCGTTTCATTGGGCTGCCCCAAGAACCTCGTCGACACCGAACAAATGCTCGGTCGTCTCGACGCCGACGGGTACCGGATGGTCGATTCGGTCGACGGTGCCGACTTCGTTGTGGTCAACACCTGCGGGTTCATCGACTCGGCGCGTGACGAATCCATGGCCGCCATCGATGAGATGCTGGCGCTCAAACGGGATGGCAAACTTCGCAACGTCGTCGTCACGGGCTGCTTGGCGGAACGGCAACAAGACAAACTGCTGGAGGCTCGTCCCGACATCGACGCGTTGGTCGGCGTGTTCGGTCGCAACGACATCGTTTCGGTCGTTGACGAACTCTATTCGGGACTGCAAGAACAACGCACGATCTTCAAACCCGCCGCGGTCAATCCGCTCAGCGATGCGATGCGATCGGCCGTCACCCCGCGTCACTTTGCCTACCTGAAGATCAGCGAAGGCTGCGATCGGCTGTGCACGTTCTGCGCGATCCCCAAGATGCGTGGCAAACACTTCAGCAAACCAATTGAACAGATCATCGACGAAGCCAAACGATTGGGTGACAGCGGCGTTCGAGAGATTGTGGTCGTGGCGCAAGACACCACCTACTACGGCATGGACCGCTACGGCGAACCTCGCCTGAACCAGCTGCTGCAAGAACTCGACAAAATCGAATCGGTCGATTGGATTCGGCTGATGTACTTTTACCCGATGTACATCGACGACGCGTTGATCGACACGTTGGCATCGGCCAAGCGAATTGTGCCGTACATCGACATGCCACTTCAGCATGCCAGCGACAAGATGCTGAAACGCATGGCCCGCAAAACCACGCGTGCACTGCAGACCGACATCGTTCAAAAACTTCGCTCGCGAATTGATTCGTTGGTGATGCGAACCACGATGATCACGGGATTCCCCGGTGAAACCGAAGAAGACTTCGTCGAGCTGATGGATTTCGTCAAGGAATCTCGATTTGAAAACCTGGGCGTGTTCACTTACAGCATCGAAGAAGACACACCGGCCGCAAGATTGCCCAATCGAGTGGATCCCGCCGTGGCCGCGCGACGTCGTGATGACTTGATGGAACTCCAACAACAGATCGCGTTTGATTGGAATGATTCTCGCGTCGGTGGAATCGAAGAGGTTTTGATCGATGCCGAGATGCCCGAACAGGAAGGTGTCTTCATTGGCCGCACACGGAGCGAGGCACCCGATGTTGATGGGCTGATTTACGTTTCGCAAGTCGCCCCGGATTCGCCCGTGGAAGTCGGTCAAATTCGCCCCTGCGAAATCGTTGCGTCGCAAGGCTACGACTTGGTGGCCGCAGCGACTTAA